The following proteins are co-located in the Microbacterium sp. SORGH_AS_0888 genome:
- a CDS encoding xylulokinase produces MTPDSDAQAIITGRTALGIELGSTRIKACLVAADDPAVVLAVGAHEWENELVDGTWTYAMEDVWHGLRAAYADLAADARRRHGVAFVAPGALGVSAMMHGYLALDADGEPLVPFRTWRNTSTGAAAAELSGLFGVNIPLRWSIAHYRQAVLDAEPHVSAVRRLTTLAGHVHARLTGEHVLGIGDASGMFPIDPATRDYDAALLERFDALTPGGDIRSLLPEVRVAGQPGGTLTAQGAALLDPTGALPAGIVCCPPEGDAGTGMVATGAVAPRTGNVSAGTSIFAMVVLERPLAAAHEELDVVTTPVGDPVAMVHCNNGASELAAWAGVFGRFAAASGTALSPDAVFDTLFAEALDGESDAGGLLAYNHLAGEPIAGLAEGRPLVVRTPGSELTLANLMRAQLYGVFGTLSLGMRVLEAEGVAIDAMYAHGGMFRTAGAAQRFLAAAIDAPVAVAATAGEGGAWGIAVLAAFVREAPGGDLAAYLRDAVFGGAAFGVVEPDAGDVAGYARYLERYRAGLAIESAAVAAL; encoded by the coding sequence ATGACCCCGGACAGCGACGCCCAGGCGATCATCACGGGACGCACGGCGCTCGGCATCGAGCTCGGATCGACCCGCATCAAGGCGTGTCTCGTGGCCGCCGACGACCCCGCCGTCGTGCTGGCCGTCGGCGCGCACGAGTGGGAGAACGAGCTGGTCGACGGCACGTGGACGTACGCGATGGAGGACGTCTGGCACGGCCTCCGCGCCGCCTACGCCGATCTGGCCGCCGACGCGCGACGCCGACACGGCGTCGCGTTCGTCGCCCCCGGGGCGCTCGGGGTCTCGGCCATGATGCACGGCTACCTCGCGCTCGACGCGGACGGCGAGCCGCTCGTCCCGTTCCGCACGTGGCGCAACACCTCGACCGGGGCCGCCGCGGCCGAGCTCAGCGGGCTGTTCGGCGTCAACATCCCGCTGCGGTGGTCGATCGCGCACTACCGTCAGGCCGTGCTCGACGCCGAGCCGCACGTCTCCGCCGTCCGGCGGCTCACGACGCTCGCCGGCCACGTGCACGCGCGCCTCACGGGCGAGCACGTCCTCGGGATCGGCGACGCGTCGGGGATGTTCCCGATCGACCCGGCGACACGCGACTACGACGCCGCGCTGCTCGAGCGGTTCGATGCGCTCACGCCGGGCGGCGACATCCGCTCGCTCCTGCCCGAGGTGCGCGTGGCGGGCCAGCCCGGCGGCACCCTGACGGCCCAGGGGGCCGCCCTGCTCGACCCCACCGGGGCGCTGCCGGCGGGCATCGTGTGCTGTCCGCCGGAGGGGGATGCCGGAACCGGCATGGTCGCGACCGGCGCCGTCGCGCCGCGCACCGGCAACGTCTCGGCGGGGACGAGCATCTTCGCGATGGTCGTGCTGGAGCGGCCGCTCGCCGCGGCGCACGAGGAGCTCGACGTCGTCACGACGCCGGTCGGCGACCCCGTCGCGATGGTGCACTGCAACAACGGAGCGAGCGAGCTCGCCGCCTGGGCGGGGGTGTTCGGGCGGTTCGCGGCCGCATCCGGGACCGCGCTGAGCCCGGACGCCGTGTTCGACACGCTCTTCGCCGAGGCGCTGGACGGGGAGTCCGATGCAGGCGGGCTCCTCGCGTACAACCACCTCGCGGGGGAGCCGATCGCCGGGCTCGCGGAGGGGCGGCCGCTCGTCGTGCGCACGCCGGGCTCGGAGCTCACGCTCGCGAACCTCATGCGTGCGCAGCTCTACGGCGTCTTCGGCACGCTGAGCCTCGGGATGCGGGTGCTCGAGGCCGAGGGTGTGGCGATCGACGCGATGTATGCCCATGGCGGCATGTTCCGGACGGCGGGCGCGGCGCAGCGGTTCCTCGCGGCCGCGATCGATGCGCCGGTCGCGGTCGCGGCCACCGCCGGCGAGGGCGGGGCGTGGGGCATCGCGGTGCTCGCCGCGTTCGTGCGCGAGGCGCCGGGCGGGGACCTCGCCGCCTACCTCCGCGACGCGGTCTTCGGCGGCGCGGCGTTCGGGGTCGTCGAGCCGGACGCGGGGGACGTCGCCGGCTACGCCCGCTACCTCGAGCGCTACCGCGCCGGGCTCGCGATCGAGTCCGCCGCCGTCGCCGCCCTCTGA
- the araA gene encoding L-arabinose isomerase — MTRTPLTTALDGYEVWFATGSQHLYGEETLRQVAEQSQQVVAGLTGLPVTVVWKPVLTDADGIRRLALEANSDDRVIGVMAWMHTFSPAKMWIGGLDALRKPLLHLHTQANVALPWADIDFDFMNLNQAAHGDREFGYIQSRLGIARKTVVGHVSNPEVRRQIEDWQRAAAGWQASRTLKLARFGDNMRYVAVTEGDKTEAELRFGVQVNTWGVNELADAVADVAASDVDALVAEYEDLYDVVPELRRGGERHASLRDGAAIELGLRSFLETGGFGAFTTSFEDLGALRQLPGLGVQRLMAEGYGFGAEGDWKTAMLVRIANVMGAGLPGGASLMEDYTYDLVEGDEKILGAHMLEVSPSLTSERPRLEIHPLGIGGKDDPVRLVFTADPGPALVVAMSDMRDRFRLVANVVENVDAPDLPRLPVGRAVWKPQPDFATSAACWLEAGAAHHTVMTTAVGVEVFRDFAEMAATELVVIDESTTVRGFRDELRWNQAYYRLARGL, encoded by the coding sequence ATGACCCGAACCCCCCTGACCACCGCGCTCGACGGATACGAGGTCTGGTTCGCCACCGGCAGCCAGCACCTCTACGGCGAGGAGACCCTCCGCCAGGTCGCCGAGCAGTCCCAGCAGGTCGTCGCCGGACTCACGGGCCTGCCCGTCACGGTCGTGTGGAAGCCCGTGCTCACGGATGCCGACGGCATCCGCCGGCTCGCCCTCGAGGCGAACTCGGACGACCGCGTGATCGGCGTCATGGCGTGGATGCACACCTTCAGTCCGGCCAAGATGTGGATCGGCGGGCTCGACGCGCTGCGCAAGCCGCTGCTGCACCTGCACACGCAGGCGAACGTCGCGCTGCCGTGGGCCGACATCGACTTCGACTTCATGAACCTCAACCAGGCCGCCCACGGCGACCGCGAGTTCGGGTACATCCAGTCACGCCTCGGCATCGCCCGCAAGACCGTCGTCGGGCACGTGTCGAACCCCGAGGTGCGCCGCCAGATCGAGGACTGGCAGCGTGCGGCCGCGGGCTGGCAGGCCTCCCGCACGCTCAAGCTCGCCCGCTTCGGCGACAACATGCGCTACGTCGCCGTCACCGAGGGCGACAAGACCGAGGCCGAGCTGCGCTTCGGCGTGCAGGTGAACACCTGGGGCGTCAACGAGCTGGCGGATGCGGTGGCGGATGTCGCGGCCTCCGACGTCGACGCGCTCGTGGCCGAGTACGAGGACCTCTACGACGTGGTGCCCGAGCTGCGACGAGGCGGTGAGCGTCACGCCAGCCTGCGGGACGGCGCGGCCATCGAGCTCGGCCTGCGCTCGTTCCTGGAGACGGGCGGCTTCGGCGCCTTCACGACCAGCTTCGAGGACCTGGGGGCGCTGCGGCAGCTGCCGGGCCTGGGCGTCCAGCGCCTCATGGCCGAGGGCTACGGGTTCGGCGCGGAGGGCGACTGGAAGACCGCGATGCTCGTGCGCATCGCGAACGTCATGGGGGCGGGCCTGCCCGGCGGGGCGAGCCTCATGGAGGACTACACCTACGACCTCGTCGAGGGCGACGAGAAGATCCTCGGCGCTCACATGCTCGAGGTCTCGCCCTCGCTCACGTCCGAGCGCCCCCGGCTCGAGATCCACCCGCTCGGGATCGGCGGCAAGGACGACCCGGTCCGCCTCGTCTTCACCGCCGACCCGGGCCCCGCGCTGGTCGTGGCGATGAGCGACATGCGCGACCGCTTCCGGCTCGTCGCGAACGTCGTCGAGAACGTGGATGCGCCCGACCTGCCGCGACTGCCCGTCGGTCGCGCCGTCTGGAAGCCGCAGCCGGACTTCGCGACCTCCGCCGCGTGCTGGCTGGAGGCCGGCGCCGCCCACCACACCGTCATGACCACCGCGGTCGGGGTCGAGGTCTTCCGCGACTTCGCCGAGATGGCCGCGACCGAGCTCGTCGTGATCGACGAGTCGACCACCGTGCGGGGGTTCCGTGACGAGCTCCGCTGGAACCAGGCGTACTACCGTCTGGCGCGGGGCCTGTGA
- a CDS encoding aldose 1-epimerase family protein translates to MSALSGTQHLLRAGDYEASIASVGASLRSLTHAGRDLVVPFAADQVRPAYRGATLVPWPNRVVDGRYCFGGAEHQLALTEPSRRHALHGLGVWLDFEAVDKGADNVELHAVIEAQSGYPWRLGVWTRFWLGPEGLRQTVRAENLSAEPAPFGTGPHPYLVAGPSPLDDWTLELPAASVFHTTEDRLLPTRLAPVDADDPARFDFRMPRPIGAAEIDHAFTGLSAHRVTVLDPTGTGVAIEWDAACPWVQVHTADLPGGGAGNRAGLAVEPMTCAPDAFNQARYDLDLGLVVIHPGETVEASWLIAAR, encoded by the coding sequence ATGTCGGCGCTGTCGGGCACGCAGCATCTTCTTCGCGCGGGCGACTACGAGGCATCCATCGCGAGCGTCGGCGCCAGCCTGCGCTCGCTCACGCACGCGGGTCGCGACCTGGTCGTGCCGTTCGCGGCCGACCAGGTGCGCCCGGCCTATCGCGGGGCGACGCTCGTGCCGTGGCCCAACCGCGTCGTCGACGGCCGCTACTGCTTCGGCGGCGCCGAGCACCAGCTCGCCCTCACCGAGCCGTCCCGGCGGCACGCCCTGCACGGGCTCGGCGTCTGGCTCGACTTCGAGGCGGTCGACAAGGGTGCCGACAACGTCGAGCTGCATGCCGTGATCGAGGCGCAGTCGGGCTACCCCTGGCGGCTCGGCGTCTGGACGCGGTTCTGGCTCGGGCCCGAGGGGCTGCGTCAGACCGTGCGCGCCGAGAACCTGTCGGCCGAGCCTGCGCCCTTCGGCACCGGTCCGCATCCATATCTCGTGGCGGGTCCCTCGCCCCTGGACGACTGGACGCTCGAGCTGCCGGCGGCATCCGTGTTCCACACGACGGAGGATCGCCTGCTCCCGACCCGCCTCGCTCCGGTCGACGCCGACGACCCGGCGCGCTTCGACTTCCGCATGCCCCGGCCCATCGGCGCCGCCGAGATCGATCACGCCTTCACCGGGCTCAGCGCGCACCGGGTCACGGTCCTCGACCCGACCGGCACGGGGGTCGCGATCGAATGGGATGCGGCCTGCCCCTGGGTGCAGGTGCACACCGCCGATCTGCCCGGTGGCGGCGCCGGCAACCGCGCCGGCCTCGCGGTCGAGCCCATGACCTGCGCCCCGGACGCCTTCAACCAGGCGCGGTACGACCTCGACCTGGGGCTCGTGGTCATCCACCCCGGCGAGACGGTCGAGGCGAGCTGGCTGATCGCCGCCCGCTGA
- a CDS encoding DUF5684 domain-containing protein — protein sequence MCVETTMLPPRDATGIEVPDEVVEPLGGGGAASGRSPTMSGMTTFAGITEQADLSALSGVTGWFSLSIYILTVIALWRVFEKAGWPGVLAIVPIVNLFILVKIAGFSAWLTLLYIIPIVNLVLSIIVAIRVGRGFGKDGAFSFFLLWIPALQVIGYAIIGFGRATYTKPV from the coding sequence ATGTGCGTCGAGACGACGATGCTCCCGCCGCGCGACGCCACCGGCATCGAGGTGCCCGACGAGGTCGTCGAGCCGCTCGGCGGCGGAGGCGCCGCATCCGGCCGTTCCCCTACGATGAGCGGCATGACGACCTTCGCCGGCATCACCGAACAGGCCGACCTCAGCGCTCTCTCCGGGGTGACGGGATGGTTCTCCCTCTCGATCTACATCCTCACGGTGATCGCGCTGTGGCGCGTGTTCGAGAAGGCGGGCTGGCCCGGTGTCCTCGCGATCGTCCCGATCGTGAACCTGTTCATCCTCGTCAAGATCGCCGGCTTCTCGGCGTGGCTCACGCTGCTGTACATCATCCCGATCGTGAACCTCGTGCTCTCGATCATCGTCGCGATCCGGGTGGGGCGCGGGTTCGGCAAGGACGGGGCGTTCTCGTTCTTCCTGTTGTGGATCCCCGCTCTGCAGGTCATCGGCTACGCGATCATCGGATTCGGGCGGGCGACCTACACCAAGCCCGTCTGA
- a CDS encoding asparagine synthase, with product MASKDDRDASVRGAIGMPAKRPKLGEIVAEGVYIAAAATRLALKNRILVEILAAGEGFDVERFLPDAKATLLALADEAEEDAARTERERRRARRRFSDSDGTHDYRSRDVRNLRRRRKQSERIARELRERAENPEELRALVEAAREAAWAEVSRNIDSSLRISAARPDLEPDYEKMRRARMQSLVLVDLARLAAHRRRMSEAAASDDTTAE from the coding sequence GTGGCTTCGAAGGATGATCGTGACGCGTCGGTGCGCGGCGCGATCGGTATGCCCGCCAAACGTCCCAAGCTCGGCGAGATCGTCGCGGAGGGCGTGTACATCGCGGCCGCGGCGACGCGTCTCGCGCTGAAGAACCGCATCCTGGTCGAGATCCTCGCCGCGGGGGAGGGCTTCGACGTGGAGCGCTTCCTGCCGGACGCGAAGGCGACGCTCCTCGCGCTCGCGGACGAGGCTGAGGAGGACGCGGCGCGCACCGAGCGTGAGCGACGGCGGGCGCGGCGCCGGTTCAGCGACTCCGACGGCACGCACGACTACCGCAGTCGCGACGTGCGCAACCTCCGGCGACGGCGCAAGCAGTCCGAGCGGATCGCACGGGAGCTGCGCGAGCGGGCGGAGAACCCGGAGGAGCTGCGGGCGCTCGTCGAGGCGGCGCGCGAGGCGGCCTGGGCCGAGGTGTCGCGCAACATCGACTCCTCGCTGCGGATCTCGGCCGCGCGACCCGATCTCGAGCCCGACTACGAGAAGATGCGACGGGCGCGGATGCAGAGTCTCGTGCTGGTGGACCTCGCCCGCCTCGCGGCGCATCGCCGCCGGATGTCCGAGGCCGCCGCATCCGACGACACCACGGCCGAGTAG
- a CDS encoding Hsp20/alpha crystallin family protein, with product MATYDPLRDLERLATTLMDGGRRGPRQMPMDLYRDGDHYVLAADLPGIDPGSVDVDVDGQLLTIRAERTLPAGEGVTWITRERAAGSYLRQLSLGQGIDTENISAHYRNGVLSVTIPVSEKAKPRKVQVLTEAENAPALQVTENA from the coding sequence ATGGCCACCTATGATCCGCTCCGCGACCTGGAGCGACTTGCGACGACCCTCATGGACGGCGGGCGCCGCGGACCGCGGCAGATGCCGATGGACCTCTACCGAGACGGCGACCACTACGTGCTGGCCGCCGACCTTCCCGGCATCGACCCGGGGTCGGTCGACGTGGACGTCGACGGGCAGCTGCTGACCATCCGCGCCGAGCGCACGCTCCCGGCCGGCGAGGGCGTCACCTGGATCACCCGCGAGCGCGCCGCCGGCAGCTACCTGCGCCAGCTGAGCCTCGGCCAGGGCATCGACACCGAGAACATCTCGGCGCACTACCGCAACGGTGTGCTGAGCGTGACGATCCCGGTCAGCGAGAAGGCGAAGCCGCGCAAGGTCCAGGTGCTCACGGAGGCCGAGAACGCTCCGGCGCTCCAGGTCACCGAGAACGCCTGA